From a region of the Criblamydia sequanensis CRIB-18 genome:
- a CDS encoding bifunctional 5,10-methylenetetrahydrofolate dehydrogenase/5,10-methenyltetrahydrofolate cyclohydrolase gives MLIQGSTISHNYLQSFKTAVSELLLRKPGLAVVLVGNDPASAIYVDRKIKACEVVGVLSFKRSLPENISEKDLLLEIQKLNNDPLVDGILVQLPLPPHIDSNKVISFIDPNKDVDGFHPLNMGKLLIGDTSGFVPCTPLGIKLLLEETLGNINGKHVVIIGRSIVVGKPLAALLMQREANLNCTVTVINRFSQNLKEITREADILIPAVGKPNFVTSDMVKEGATVIDVGINRIEDPQAKKGYRIVGDVDFTNVHPICEHITPVPGGVGPMTIAMLIHNTLKGFHLHNK, from the coding sequence ATGCTCATTCAAGGCAGCACTATAAGCCATAATTACCTGCAGAGCTTTAAGACTGCAGTTTCAGAATTACTTTTACGAAAACCTGGACTTGCCGTTGTTCTTGTCGGAAATGATCCGGCCTCAGCCATCTACGTCGATCGTAAGATAAAGGCTTGCGAGGTTGTAGGGGTGCTTTCCTTTAAAAGAAGCCTGCCTGAAAATATCTCCGAGAAAGATCTTCTTCTAGAAATTCAAAAACTAAATAATGACCCATTGGTGGATGGGATTTTAGTCCAGCTGCCTTTGCCCCCTCATATTGATTCAAACAAAGTCATTTCTTTTATTGATCCAAATAAGGATGTCGACGGATTTCATCCGCTCAATATGGGAAAATTATTAATTGGCGATACTTCAGGATTTGTCCCTTGCACTCCCCTTGGAATTAAGCTTTTACTTGAGGAAACACTCGGAAATATAAACGGCAAACACGTTGTGATCATCGGACGATCCATCGTCGTTGGAAAGCCTTTAGCTGCGCTTCTCATGCAAAGGGAAGCTAACCTTAATTGCACAGTCACGGTAATTAATAGATTTTCACAAAACTTAAAAGAAATTACAAGAGAAGCCGATATCCTTATCCCGGCCGTCGGCAAGCCAAATTTTGTCACAAGCGATATGGTAAAAGAAGGCGCCACTGTCATTGATGTCGGTATCAATCGCATAGAAGACCCTCAAGCAAAAAAAGGGTATCGGATTGTTGGAGATGTTGATTTTACAAACGTCCACCCTATATGCGAGCATATCACTCCTGTCCCCGGAGGAGTTGGACCCATGACTATTGCCATGCTAATTCATAACACGTTGAAAGGGTTTCACCTTCATAACAAATAG
- the dnaN gene encoding DNA polymerase III subunit beta, with protein MKFIIATQELSYLLSKILNVVSPKATIPILANILIEAQGNEICLSATDLTVGVRCKTEAKVLKEGATTLPAKRFSQLIKELKSVNVEISTNENDVTEILSDSSRFKLFGMNKSEFPQLPDLGNAKKISIQEKDLKEMLYRTSFAVSREDNRYVLTGVCLNVENGRATFVGTDGKRLSRTFLSLPADLSFKGSYIIPLKAVEEIQKCLKDEGEASLYLMEDKIAVHSEDTMIVSKLLSGEYPDVDRVIPENPETVVTLDREELMTLLRQVSLFTADTSHSVRFSFTKGELKLTANTMDIGEGLVKMPVNYHGAKLEIAFNPNYFMDILRHNKSHLVTMGITDSFNPGVIKELMEAQEKPEKKEESAVFVLMPMRLGEE; from the coding sequence ATGAAATTCATCATTGCGACTCAAGAGCTAAGCTATCTTCTTAGCAAAATTTTGAATGTGGTCTCACCTAAAGCTACGATTCCCATTCTTGCCAACATCCTTATCGAGGCGCAAGGAAATGAAATATGTCTTTCGGCAACCGATTTGACAGTTGGAGTTCGCTGCAAGACAGAGGCGAAAGTGTTAAAGGAAGGGGCCACAACTTTACCTGCAAAGCGCTTCTCTCAGCTTATCAAAGAATTAAAAAGTGTCAACGTTGAAATTTCAACCAATGAAAATGACGTCACAGAAATACTTTCCGACTCTTCCCGTTTTAAACTTTTTGGAATGAATAAAAGCGAATTCCCGCAGCTTCCCGACCTTGGAAATGCTAAAAAAATATCCATCCAAGAAAAAGATTTAAAGGAAATGCTTTATCGGACTTCTTTTGCTGTGTCGCGCGAGGATAACCGTTATGTGTTAACCGGGGTCTGCCTTAATGTGGAAAATGGCAGGGCTACTTTTGTTGGCACCGATGGAAAGAGACTCTCCAGGACTTTTCTTAGCTTGCCTGCTGATTTGTCCTTCAAAGGAAGCTATATTATTCCCCTGAAAGCCGTGGAAGAAATCCAAAAATGCCTAAAAGATGAAGGGGAAGCGTCCCTCTATCTGATGGAAGATAAAATTGCGGTTCATTCAGAAGACACGATGATTGTCTCGAAACTTTTAAGCGGAGAGTATCCCGATGTAGACCGTGTTATCCCTGAAAATCCGGAAACTGTTGTCACCTTGGATCGGGAAGAGCTTATGACTCTCTTAAGACAAGTGTCTCTTTTTACAGCGGATACAAGCCACTCAGTTAGGTTCTCTTTTACAAAAGGCGAGCTTAAGCTGACAGCCAATACCATGGATATAGGCGAAGGCCTTGTCAAGATGCCTGTTAATTATCATGGAGCAAAGCTTGAAATTGCTTTTAATCCGAATTATTTTATGGACATTTTAAGACACAATAAGAGCCATCTTGTAACGATGGGAATTACAGATTCGTTTAACCCGGGTGTGATTAAAGAGCTTATGGAAGCGCAAGAAAAACCTGAAAAGAAAGAAGAATCAGCGGTTTTTGTCTTGATGCCTATGAGACTTGGTGAAGAATAA
- a CDS encoding FAD:protein FMN transferase: MKKILPFFLFATLFFSCDRPVKEPEVMVITGVAMTVPYKIIIEELSEKNLEGLKKRLSETFDEIDSLYNKWNKDSELSKINDLQKNERQPISKKLSSFLKTTSLFVELTENKFDPTIESIQDIWKESLNNHQLPDRDTLTLFSRGLGWDKIHLDGDFIYKDSSLTRIDLGGIAKGFAVDLLVDRFQELGLNNFYVEWGGEIKVKGQHPSGRPWRVFIAKLDDSNPNQAIAFINLNDGDALATSGDYLQYWTLKTDNGKELKLCHVIDPKTAQPLAITPASLCSVTVKANSCMAADAIATSLMLFPNYEEALKGIFSLDGLFPNLEVWMTSRNLLEN, translated from the coding sequence ATGAAAAAAATTCTACCTTTTTTTCTTTTTGCAACCCTTTTTTTCTCTTGCGATAGGCCAGTTAAAGAACCGGAAGTGATGGTAATAACAGGCGTTGCCATGACAGTGCCTTATAAAATTATTATTGAAGAATTGAGTGAAAAAAATCTTGAGGGATTAAAAAAAAGGCTTAGTGAAACTTTTGATGAAATTGATTCTCTCTATAACAAATGGAATAAGGACTCGGAACTTTCAAAAATCAACGATCTTCAAAAAAACGAAAGACAGCCTATTTCTAAAAAGCTTTCCTCTTTTCTTAAAACAACCTCGCTTTTTGTTGAACTTACGGAAAATAAGTTTGATCCGACGATTGAATCCATTCAAGACATTTGGAAAGAATCATTAAATAATCATCAACTTCCCGATAGGGACACGCTTACTTTATTTTCAAGAGGCCTCGGTTGGGATAAAATTCATCTTGACGGAGATTTTATTTATAAAGATAGCAGCTTAACGAGAATAGATCTTGGCGGTATCGCAAAAGGCTTTGCCGTCGATTTATTGGTAGACCGCTTTCAAGAACTTGGGCTTAATAACTTTTATGTTGAATGGGGTGGAGAAATCAAGGTGAAAGGCCAACATCCAAGCGGCAGGCCCTGGCGTGTTTTTATAGCTAAGCTTGACGACTCAAATCCAAATCAAGCTATAGCTTTTATTAATCTAAATGATGGGGATGCTTTGGCAACAAGCGGTGATTATTTGCAATATTGGACTCTAAAAACCGATAATGGCAAAGAGCTAAAACTTTGCCATGTGATTGATCCAAAAACCGCACAACCCCTTGCCATTACACCTGCGTCTTTATGCTCTGTGACCGTTAAAGCAAATTCCTGCATGGCAGCCGATGCTATTGCCACAAGCTTAATGCTCTTTCCAAACTATGAGGAAGCTTTAAAGGGAATTTTTTCTTTGGATGGACTTTTTCCAAACCTTGAAGTTTGGATGACCTCTCGCAACTTATTAGAAAATTAA
- a CDS encoding DUF2937 family protein, with amino-acid sequence MKEKIVKAFEIITVIICALLFAQFPLFVNEYQLRLGGHVDELTYQVSLMRDAAKQSSKDLEEYISKFVTSKDEDFERQGQIMFAMSKRLEALSNAYDSLRNSSALSRPFAYFLNADPQISKNALSHHRLGIPITFEGAIYAIMGCFFGLFVFRGFYRMFERGIDAWQSRRRKQIGTQEKP; translated from the coding sequence ATGAAAGAAAAAATAGTAAAAGCCTTTGAAATTATTACAGTAATTATATGTGCTCTTTTGTTTGCCCAGTTTCCGCTGTTTGTAAATGAGTATCAATTACGACTTGGCGGCCATGTCGATGAGCTGACTTATCAAGTTTCTTTAATGAGGGATGCTGCCAAACAATCAAGCAAAGATCTTGAAGAGTACATTTCAAAATTTGTCACAAGTAAAGATGAAGATTTTGAAAGGCAAGGGCAAATCATGTTTGCCATGTCGAAACGTTTAGAGGCTCTTTCAAATGCTTATGATTCTTTAAGAAATAGCTCGGCTCTAAGTCGTCCTTTTGCCTATTTTTTGAATGCCGATCCGCAAATATCTAAAAATGCTCTTTCCCACCATCGCTTGGGCATTCCAATTACTTTTGAAGGGGCTATTTATGCCATCATGGGGTGCTTTTTTGGTCTTTTTGTCTTTAGAGGCTTTTATCGCATGTTTGAGAGGGGAATAGACGCTTGGCAAAGCAGAAGAAGAAAACAAATAGGCACTCAGGAAAAACCTTAA
- the recF gene encoding DNA replication/repair protein RecF (All proteins in this family for which functions are known are DNA-binding proteins that assist the filamentation of RecA onto DNA for the initiation of recombination or recombinational repair.): protein MHLKSLRLYQFRSFQDLCLDFSSEINGLYGKNASGKTTILEAIYFLSSGRSFRTSSLEDLIKDGKQEFHIEAAFVKHGVDHILKVSWSKSQRKIVYNRTESHNFGSLFGLFLSIPLIPEDIDLIKGQPQQRRHYIDLVIAKLDPLYVRHSFRFERAMRQRNALLKAKEFSIIEGFEREMAKSSSYIVQKRYEVIAELSQTLSSMYPRFGEKTEKINLKYETRFSLEETHEEHHFQQFVKDRHKDAYHGVTSSGPHRDDLILEINEKKAKFFGSEGQKRSVAASLKLAEYEMMRASHGVSPILLLDDIGLGFDALRKKRFFSLIREPAKDSKTPQILLSSAEIPEVEEREKGHFINLEALSR from the coding sequence ATGCATTTAAAATCCCTTCGCCTTTATCAGTTTCGCTCCTTTCAAGACCTTTGCTTGGATTTTTCAAGTGAAATAAACGGGCTTTACGGAAAGAATGCCTCAGGAAAGACAACCATCCTTGAAGCTATTTATTTCCTATCCTCGGGACGCTCTTTTAGAACGTCTTCTTTAGAAGATCTCATCAAAGATGGAAAACAAGAGTTTCATATAGAAGCAGCCTTTGTTAAACATGGTGTAGACCATATTTTAAAAGTGTCTTGGAGTAAAAGCCAAAGAAAAATTGTTTATAATAGAACGGAAAGCCATAACTTCGGATCTCTTTTCGGGCTTTTTCTCTCAATCCCGCTTATACCGGAAGATATAGACCTTATTAAAGGCCAGCCTCAGCAAAGACGCCACTATATCGATTTAGTGATTGCCAAACTTGATCCTCTATATGTCAGGCATAGTTTTCGTTTTGAAAGAGCGATGAGACAGAGAAACGCTCTTCTAAAAGCAAAGGAATTTTCCATAATCGAAGGGTTTGAAAGGGAAATGGCAAAATCAAGCAGTTATATTGTTCAAAAGCGCTATGAAGTAATTGCCGAATTAAGCCAAACCCTTTCCTCAATGTACCCGCGATTTGGAGAAAAGACTGAAAAAATAAATCTTAAATATGAAACCCGATTTTCGCTTGAAGAAACGCATGAGGAGCATCATTTTCAGCAATTTGTAAAGGATAGACATAAAGACGCTTATCATGGAGTGACCTCAAGCGGGCCTCATAGAGATGATCTAATTCTTGAAATAAATGAAAAAAAAGCGAAGTTTTTTGGTAGCGAAGGACAAAAAAGAAGTGTGGCAGCAAGCTTAAAGCTTGCGGAATATGAAATGATGAGAGCCTCTCACGGGGTAAGTCCCATTTTGCTTCTAGACGATATAGGCCTTGGCTTTGATGCTCTTAGAAAAAAGAGGTTTTTTTCATTAATTAGAGAGCCTGCTAAAGATAGTAAAACACCGCAGATTCTTCTTTCAAGCGCTGAAATTCCCGAGGTCGAAGAGAGGGAAAAGGGTCATTTTATTAATTTAGAAGCGCTATCGAGGTAG